A stretch of Miscanthus floridulus cultivar M001 chromosome 13, ASM1932011v1, whole genome shotgun sequence DNA encodes these proteins:
- the LOC136500576 gene encoding type IV inositol polyphosphate 5-phosphatase 9-like isoform X2 has protein sequence MIWPRSAASRVLVGHQFVSELSGLEKTRMQGEQSETVKYRIFAGTWNVGGMAPPDDLSLEDWMDTKTDSYDIYVLGFQEMVPLNARSVLGPKQRRAAMKWQLLICDALNNRRHGDGAAAMHDQGGQGGLFRCLMSKQMVGIFVSVWTRSSLRRHVRHPGVSSVGAGVLGRLGNKVRYIEAESHTRTHGTPEACMRMTRRACGALRRARCPSGSCFTARASASSAATWPQAARTATRYAGTLTPRASSPGPASSAPAARRQHRMSCPRRFLAMSSRVVLFGDLNYRIAMDDDDEARQLVRARNWSMLLENDELMLELSKGRQFDGWHEGHVTFAPTYKYRRNSDQFYWCAVDGVATGRPEKQHRHRAPAWCDRILWRGKGMKQVRYERCGGYRLSDHRPVRAVFHVVCELAEVVDG, from the exons ATGATCTGGCCAAGATCGGCGGCGAGCAGGGTACTGGTGGGTCATCAATTCGTCTCCGAACTCTCCGGCTTGGAGAAGACTAGAATGCAAGGGGAACAGAGCGAGACCGTCAAGTACAG GATATTTGCTGGTACATGGAACGTTGGCGGCATGGCGCCGCCTGATGATCTTAGCTTGGAAGATTGGATGGACACCAAGACCGACTCCTACGACATCTATGTTCTTGG GTTCCAGGAGATGGTGCCACTGAACGCGAGGAGCGTGCTTGGCCCGAAACAGAGGCGGGCAGCTATGAAGTGGCAGCTGCTCATCTGTGACGCATTGAACAACAGGAGGCATGGAGATGGAGCTGCAGCAATGCACGATCAAGGAGGACAGGGCGGCTTGTTCAGGTGCCTCATGAGCAAGCAGATGGTCGGCATCTTCGTGTCGGTGTGGACAAGGAGCAGCCTCCGCCGGCACGTCCGCCACCCTGGCGTCTCCAGCGTCGGCGCCGGTGTCCtcggccggctcggcaacaaggTAAGATATATAGAAGCAGAGTCGCACACACGGACGCACGGTACACCAGAAGCATGCATGCGGATGACGCGGCGTGCGTGCGGTGCGCTACGCAGGGCGCGGTGTCCGTCCGGTTCTTGCTTCACGGCACGAGCTTCTGCTTCGTCTGCTGCCACCTGGCCTCAGGCGGCGAGGACGGCGACGCGCTACGCCGGAACGCTGACGCCGCGGGCATCCTCTCCAGGACCAGCTTCGTCCGCTCCGGCGGCGCGCCGGCAGCACCGGATGAGCTGCCCAAGAAGATTCTTGGCCATGAGTAG CCGCGTGGTGTTGTTCGGGGACCTCAACTACCGGATCGccatggacgacgacgacgaggcacGGCAGCTGGTGCGGGCCAGGAATTGGAGCATGCTGCTGGAGAACGACGAGCTAATGCTGGAGCTCTCCAAGGGCCGTCAGTTCGACGGCTGGCACGAGGGCCACGTCACCTTCGCCCCGACCTACAAGTATCGCCGCAACTCCGACCAGTTCTACTGGTGCGCTGTCGACGGCGTCGCCACCGGCCGGCCGGAGAAGCAGCACCGCCACCGCGCGCCGGCATG GTGCGACCGGATCCTGTGGCGCGGGAAGGGGATGAAGCAGGTCCGGTACGAGCGCTGCGGTGGCTACCGGCTCTCCGATCACCGCCCGGTGAGGGCCGTGTTCCACGTCGTGTGCGAACTGGCGGAAGTCGTGGATGGTTAA
- the LOC136500576 gene encoding type IV inositol polyphosphate 5-phosphatase 9-like isoform X3 → MGKSPRLAQMIWPRSAASRVLVGHQFVSELSGLEKTRMQGEQSETVKYRIFAGTWNVGGMAPPDDLSLEDWMDTKTDSYDIYVLGFQEMVPLNARSVLGPKQRRAAMKWQLLICDALNNRRHGDGAAAMHDQGGQGGLFRCLMSKQMVGIFVSVWTRSSLRRHVRHPGVSSVGAGVLGRLGNKGAVSVRFLLHGTSFCFVCCHLASGGEDGDALRRNADAAGILSRTSFVRSGGAPAAPDELPKKILGHDRVVLFGDLNYRIAMDDDDEARQLVRARNWSMLLENDELMLELSKGRQFDGWHEGHVTFAPTYKYRRNSDQFYWCAVDGVATGRPEKQHRHRAPAWCDRILWRGKGMKQVRYERCGGYRLSDHRPVRAVFHVVCELAEVVDG, encoded by the exons ATGGGGAAGAGCCCAAGGCTTGCACAA ATGATCTGGCCAAGATCGGCGGCGAGCAGGGTACTGGTGGGTCATCAATTCGTCTCCGAACTCTCCGGCTTGGAGAAGACTAGAATGCAAGGGGAACAGAGCGAGACCGTCAAGTACAG GATATTTGCTGGTACATGGAACGTTGGCGGCATGGCGCCGCCTGATGATCTTAGCTTGGAAGATTGGATGGACACCAAGACCGACTCCTACGACATCTATGTTCTTGG GTTCCAGGAGATGGTGCCACTGAACGCGAGGAGCGTGCTTGGCCCGAAACAGAGGCGGGCAGCTATGAAGTGGCAGCTGCTCATCTGTGACGCATTGAACAACAGGAGGCATGGAGATGGAGCTGCAGCAATGCACGATCAAGGAGGACAGGGCGGCTTGTTCAGGTGCCTCATGAGCAAGCAGATGGTCGGCATCTTCGTGTCGGTGTGGACAAGGAGCAGCCTCCGCCGGCACGTCCGCCACCCTGGCGTCTCCAGCGTCGGCGCCGGTGTCCtcggccggctcggcaacaag GGCGCGGTGTCCGTCCGGTTCTTGCTTCACGGCACGAGCTTCTGCTTCGTCTGCTGCCACCTGGCCTCAGGCGGCGAGGACGGCGACGCGCTACGCCGGAACGCTGACGCCGCGGGCATCCTCTCCAGGACCAGCTTCGTCCGCTCCGGCGGCGCGCCGGCAGCACCGGATGAGCTGCCCAAGAAGATTCTTGGCCATGA CCGCGTGGTGTTGTTCGGGGACCTCAACTACCGGATCGccatggacgacgacgacgaggcacGGCAGCTGGTGCGGGCCAGGAATTGGAGCATGCTGCTGGAGAACGACGAGCTAATGCTGGAGCTCTCCAAGGGCCGTCAGTTCGACGGCTGGCACGAGGGCCACGTCACCTTCGCCCCGACCTACAAGTATCGCCGCAACTCCGACCAGTTCTACTGGTGCGCTGTCGACGGCGTCGCCACCGGCCGGCCGGAGAAGCAGCACCGCCACCGCGCGCCGGCATG GTGCGACCGGATCCTGTGGCGCGGGAAGGGGATGAAGCAGGTCCGGTACGAGCGCTGCGGTGGCTACCGGCTCTCCGATCACCGCCCGGTGAGGGCCGTGTTCCACGTCGTGTGCGAACTGGCGGAAGTCGTGGATGGTTAA
- the LOC136500576 gene encoding type IV inositol polyphosphate 5-phosphatase 9-like isoform X1 has protein sequence MGKSPRLAQMIWPRSAASRVLVGHQFVSELSGLEKTRMQGEQSETVKYRIFAGTWNVGGMAPPDDLSLEDWMDTKTDSYDIYVLGFQEMVPLNARSVLGPKQRRAAMKWQLLICDALNNRRHGDGAAAMHDQGGQGGLFRCLMSKQMVGIFVSVWTRSSLRRHVRHPGVSSVGAGVLGRLGNKVRYIEAESHTRTHGTPEACMRMTRRACGALRRARCPSGSCFTARASASSAATWPQAARTATRYAGTLTPRASSPGPASSAPAARRQHRMSCPRRFLAMSSRVVLFGDLNYRIAMDDDDEARQLVRARNWSMLLENDELMLELSKGRQFDGWHEGHVTFAPTYKYRRNSDQFYWCAVDGVATGRPEKQHRHRAPAWCDRILWRGKGMKQVRYERCGGYRLSDHRPVRAVFHVVCELAEVVDG, from the exons ATGGGGAAGAGCCCAAGGCTTGCACAA ATGATCTGGCCAAGATCGGCGGCGAGCAGGGTACTGGTGGGTCATCAATTCGTCTCCGAACTCTCCGGCTTGGAGAAGACTAGAATGCAAGGGGAACAGAGCGAGACCGTCAAGTACAG GATATTTGCTGGTACATGGAACGTTGGCGGCATGGCGCCGCCTGATGATCTTAGCTTGGAAGATTGGATGGACACCAAGACCGACTCCTACGACATCTATGTTCTTGG GTTCCAGGAGATGGTGCCACTGAACGCGAGGAGCGTGCTTGGCCCGAAACAGAGGCGGGCAGCTATGAAGTGGCAGCTGCTCATCTGTGACGCATTGAACAACAGGAGGCATGGAGATGGAGCTGCAGCAATGCACGATCAAGGAGGACAGGGCGGCTTGTTCAGGTGCCTCATGAGCAAGCAGATGGTCGGCATCTTCGTGTCGGTGTGGACAAGGAGCAGCCTCCGCCGGCACGTCCGCCACCCTGGCGTCTCCAGCGTCGGCGCCGGTGTCCtcggccggctcggcaacaaggTAAGATATATAGAAGCAGAGTCGCACACACGGACGCACGGTACACCAGAAGCATGCATGCGGATGACGCGGCGTGCGTGCGGTGCGCTACGCAGGGCGCGGTGTCCGTCCGGTTCTTGCTTCACGGCACGAGCTTCTGCTTCGTCTGCTGCCACCTGGCCTCAGGCGGCGAGGACGGCGACGCGCTACGCCGGAACGCTGACGCCGCGGGCATCCTCTCCAGGACCAGCTTCGTCCGCTCCGGCGGCGCGCCGGCAGCACCGGATGAGCTGCCCAAGAAGATTCTTGGCCATGAGTAG CCGCGTGGTGTTGTTCGGGGACCTCAACTACCGGATCGccatggacgacgacgacgaggcacGGCAGCTGGTGCGGGCCAGGAATTGGAGCATGCTGCTGGAGAACGACGAGCTAATGCTGGAGCTCTCCAAGGGCCGTCAGTTCGACGGCTGGCACGAGGGCCACGTCACCTTCGCCCCGACCTACAAGTATCGCCGCAACTCCGACCAGTTCTACTGGTGCGCTGTCGACGGCGTCGCCACCGGCCGGCCGGAGAAGCAGCACCGCCACCGCGCGCCGGCATG GTGCGACCGGATCCTGTGGCGCGGGAAGGGGATGAAGCAGGTCCGGTACGAGCGCTGCGGTGGCTACCGGCTCTCCGATCACCGCCCGGTGAGGGCCGTGTTCCACGTCGTGTGCGAACTGGCGGAAGTCGTGGATGGTTAA